The proteins below are encoded in one region of Flavobacterium sp. IMCC34852:
- a CDS encoding glycosyltransferase, with product MVIFQLIQKSQLRGAEMFAAQLSTHLEQLGHKVYLISLFPGQSELPFSGEQISLNRPIAKRWTDYQGWNALNQLIQKHQPDIIQCNAGDTLKFAVLSQKIFRWEQPIIARNASMVSLYIKNPLTKWINKKLYQNAAMVVSVSENSKKDLNSLFPETTSKTIVLPVGIEINTVHETNWKGGNHAKHHIIHVGGFSFEKNHEGLLSIFKQFLTKYPDAHLHLLGEGPKKNEIVQLATDMNLLDKVTFYGWVANPMDYIAKADLLVLPSIIEGLPGVILEAMHCKVPVVAYNVGGISEVVQNLITGFLVPKNEEAIFVTAMHQALTENKEVLLKNAFDLVNDKYSNVTIAKQFESVYFNLKQLH from the coding sequence TTGGTCATCTTCCAACTCATACAAAAATCCCAACTTCGTGGCGCCGAAATGTTTGCCGCGCAATTGTCTACGCATTTAGAGCAATTAGGGCATAAAGTGTATTTAATTTCTTTATTTCCAGGGCAAAGTGAATTGCCTTTTTCGGGAGAGCAAATCAGTTTGAATCGTCCTATTGCTAAGCGGTGGACGGATTATCAAGGTTGGAATGCACTAAACCAATTAATACAAAAACACCAGCCCGATATCATACAGTGTAATGCCGGTGATACGTTGAAGTTTGCGGTTTTGTCTCAAAAAATATTCCGTTGGGAACAACCCATTATTGCACGAAATGCCAGTATGGTGAGTCTTTATATCAAAAATCCGTTGACCAAATGGATTAATAAAAAGTTGTACCAAAATGCCGCGATGGTTGTCTCTGTTTCGGAAAATTCTAAGAAAGACCTCAATTCACTTTTCCCGGAAACGACTTCCAAAACTATAGTTCTTCCGGTGGGTATCGAAATCAATACGGTGCATGAAACCAATTGGAAAGGAGGAAATCATGCCAAACATCATATCATTCACGTTGGTGGTTTTAGCTTTGAGAAAAATCATGAGGGATTGTTGTCTATTTTTAAACAGTTTTTGACTAAATATCCGGATGCTCATCTTCATTTATTGGGCGAAGGTCCAAAGAAAAACGAGATAGTACAATTAGCAACCGACATGAATTTGCTAGACAAAGTCACATTTTACGGTTGGGTAGCCAATCCTATGGATTATATTGCTAAGGCTGATTTGTTGGTTTTGCCCAGCATTATTGAAGGATTACCGGGCGTAATTTTGGAAGCCATGCACTGTAAAGTTCCCGTTGTGGCTTATAATGTAGGCGGCATTTCAGAAGTTGTTCAAAATTTAATAACAGGATTTTTAGTTCCTAAAAACGAGGAAGCTATATTTGTAACCGCAATGCATCAAGCACTAACCGAAAATAAGGAAGTTCTTTTAAAAAACGCTTTCGATTTAGTGAATGACAAATACAGTAATGTTACCATTGCTAAGCAGTTTGAATCGGTTTATTTTAATTTAAAACAGCTGCACTAA
- a CDS encoding glycosyltransferase family 4 protein: MKVLFIQDSLGTGGAEKSNSELWYYLRDQNVTVKIVVLEHRQKGIEKEIIEAGFDVSFIDKQNFWQQVNSINRIIKEYQPDIVHSVLFRASLRTRLAKLKTSFFHIESLVNCTYDAVRFSDPKVNKWGLHFYKFLDRITQIKGTDKFIAITNEVREHYHQQLGIPLAKIGVIYRGRKENVFLNSKAEVRKALLEELKFSPTDIIITHVGRQEFQKGHLELLQAIKSVDNQLQALHCRFVFCGRDGNNTKEIETFLAQEQLKTNIVFLGHRHDVNQILAASDIFVFPSKYEGLGGSLIEAQAAGLPIVCSNIKVFEEVVDADSNALLYELGDAADLAQKLLTLIQNEALRATMGKASLAHFKEKFQLENVNCQMLATYEKMIVSTN, encoded by the coding sequence ATGAAAGTTTTATTCATACAAGACAGTCTGGGAACCGGTGGTGCCGAAAAATCCAACTCGGAACTTTGGTATTATTTGCGAGACCAAAACGTAACGGTTAAGATTGTCGTTTTAGAACACCGCCAAAAAGGGATAGAAAAAGAAATCATAGAAGCGGGTTTTGACGTGAGTTTTATTGATAAACAAAATTTTTGGCAACAAGTCAACAGTATCAACCGAATTATAAAAGAATACCAACCCGATATTGTCCATTCTGTTTTATTCAGGGCTTCTTTGAGAACCAGATTGGCCAAACTAAAAACATCCTTTTTTCATATAGAAAGCTTAGTAAATTGTACCTATGATGCGGTTCGGTTTTCTGATCCTAAAGTCAATAAATGGGGATTGCATTTTTATAAGTTCTTAGACCGCATCACCCAAATCAAAGGTACAGACAAATTTATCGCCATTACTAATGAAGTACGTGAACATTACCACCAACAGTTGGGTATTCCTCTTGCTAAGATTGGTGTGATTTATAGAGGCCGAAAAGAGAATGTTTTTTTAAACAGCAAAGCCGAAGTTAGAAAAGCTTTGCTTGAGGAACTTAAATTTTCTCCAACCGATATTATCATAACGCATGTGGGTCGTCAAGAATTTCAAAAAGGACATTTGGAATTGCTGCAAGCCATCAAAAGCGTTGACAATCAACTGCAGGCATTGCATTGTAGATTTGTTTTTTGTGGTCGAGATGGAAATAATACCAAAGAAATTGAAACTTTTTTAGCCCAAGAACAATTAAAAACAAACATAGTTTTTTTAGGACATCGTCATGATGTGAACCAAATTTTGGCCGCTTCGGATATATTTGTTTTCCCTTCCAAATATGAAGGTTTGGGTGGTTCACTCATTGAAGCGCAGGCTGCAGGATTGCCCATAGTTTGCAGCAATATCAAAGTGTTTGAGGAAGTTGTTGATGCTGACAGTAATGCTTTGTTGTATGAGCTTGGTGACGCAGCAGATTTGGCCCAAAAATTACTAACCCTTATACAAAATGAAGCTTTAAGAGCAACTATGGGTAAAGCAAGTTTGGCACATTTTAAAGAAAAATTTCAGTTGGAAAATGTAAATTGTCAAATGTTGGCCACTTACGAGAAAATGATTGTATCAACTAACTAA
- a CDS encoding polysaccharide deacetylase family protein — protein MKLAIPHTIVTYHEFGNVSNFEKQLQLLSRQKKVLLTTDDGDLSFYTTAYPLILKYKIQTILFIIPSLIGTNDPFWWNEVYYYLGKTAGSQKIKTLKSIPNSERVAYLESLRTSGDKPLLRQTQLTVAQLQEMQNNGIIIANHSFTHPMFDQCSEDEIREELRRTKVFFEQNQLDGYSLFAYPNGNYNELTEKVLQEEGITQAFLFDHKINKGKINPLRISRLSVNHDTPIWKFKLILSGWHSKIVPLTKTLHHLLRK, from the coding sequence ATGAAATTGGCTATACCTCATACCATTGTTACTTATCACGAGTTTGGAAACGTATCCAATTTCGAGAAGCAATTACAATTGTTAAGTCGGCAAAAGAAGGTGCTATTGACCACAGATGATGGTGATTTGAGTTTTTATACTACAGCTTATCCGTTGATTTTGAAATATAAAATTCAAACGATATTATTTATTATTCCTTCTTTAATTGGCACAAACGATCCTTTTTGGTGGAATGAAGTGTATTATTATTTAGGCAAAACTGCCGGAAGTCAAAAAATCAAAACCCTTAAATCTATTCCTAATTCCGAAAGAGTTGCCTATTTAGAATCGCTCAGAACATCCGGTGATAAACCACTTTTAAGGCAAACCCAACTCACTGTTGCCCAATTACAGGAAATGCAAAACAATGGCATTATCATAGCCAATCACAGTTTTACCCATCCGATGTTTGACCAATGCAGTGAAGATGAAATTAGAGAGGAATTACGCCGAACCAAAGTTTTTTTTGAGCAAAATCAACTCGATGGTTATTCGCTTTTTGCTTATCCTAATGGGAATTATAACGAGTTGACCGAAAAAGTGCTACAAGAAGAAGGCATTACACAAGCCTTTTTATTCGACCATAAAATCAATAAAGGAAAGATTAATCCGTTGCGCATTTCCCGATTAAGTGTCAATCATGATACGCCTATTTGGAAATTTAAGTTAATTTTATCCGGTTGGCATTCTAAAATAGTGCCGTTGACCAAAACCCTTCATCACTTACTAAGAAAATGA
- a CDS encoding sulfotransferase domain-containing protein, with amino-acid sequence MNVHLHIGLHKTGTTYLQYNIFPSLKDFHYVQLPPWRILTQANLSVQELEKYKSEILQGWDGQKDLIISNEFFSGAIEKFSKQQLICILDNLKQLFPQAKIIIVLRSPKGYFNSLYNFRVVSRGFCTKSMSDYYAQNKQYFLEKFDYDFLLKAVSDRFSKTSAIKYEEIQDNNQYVAFICKALAIPLFEVSNDVKENTSSKKGTQVKTHLALNRILLSGLLESFPESHLKNYLKVQYFNFKKTKLIKKVLQRIEKSKFVVNNENKLTLEQQNELDHFIKKYDQLHFPNL; translated from the coding sequence ATGAACGTACACCTACATATCGGATTGCACAAAACAGGAACCACCTATTTGCAGTACAACATTTTCCCAAGTCTAAAAGACTTCCATTATGTTCAATTACCACCATGGAGGATTTTAACCCAGGCTAATTTATCCGTTCAAGAATTAGAAAAATACAAGTCGGAAATTTTACAAGGTTGGGATGGGCAAAAGGATTTAATCATTAGTAATGAGTTTTTTTCGGGTGCTATTGAAAAATTCAGCAAGCAACAATTGATTTGTATTTTAGATAATCTGAAACAGCTTTTTCCTCAGGCTAAAATCATCATTGTATTGCGCAGTCCTAAAGGATATTTTAATTCTTTGTACAATTTCAGAGTGGTTAGCAGAGGGTTTTGTACCAAATCGATGAGTGATTATTACGCACAAAATAAACAGTATTTTCTCGAAAAATTTGATTACGACTTTTTGTTAAAAGCTGTCAGCGACCGTTTTTCAAAAACAAGTGCTATCAAATATGAGGAAATTCAAGACAACAATCAATATGTCGCTTTTATTTGTAAAGCGTTAGCAATTCCTTTGTTTGAAGTGTCAAATGACGTAAAAGAAAACACCAGTTCTAAAAAAGGCACCCAAGTAAAAACCCATTTGGCATTGAATAGGATTTTGTTGTCGGGTTTGTTAGAATCTTTTCCGGAAAGTCACTTGAAAAACTATTTGAAAGTTCAATATTTTAATTTCAAAAAGACAAAATTGATAAAGAAAGTCTTGCAAAGAATTGAAAAATCAAAGTTTGTTGTTAATAACGAAAATAAGCTAACTCTAGAACAACAAAATGAGCTAGACCATTTTATAAAAAAATATGACCAACTCCATTTTCCAAATCTATAA
- a CDS encoding sulfotransferase family protein, which translates to MNYLTFKQKVFSRFKKSAVVSGLFSFFGKELQPEKWVFIVGCYNSGTTLLAEIFEKHPQLAVLPDEGVMLTNQLPRPEDFGWRRMWCECETQMHIDPSKATKASRIIKKHWSHFVKRNPKIVVEKSIANATRMAFFQEHFPNSYFIYIVRNGYAVAEGIARKAVVMEERQAELGTHYPIDFPAKQWQRSLEVVDVQKPQIKNFLEINYEDLTADLQGTGAKISTFLGIKPFDNSLLQGEFEVHGNKMKVTNQNHKSFARLSEEEWKTINNFAENGLKHYSYYSETPSV; encoded by the coding sequence ATGAATTATTTGACTTTCAAACAAAAGGTTTTTTCCAGATTTAAAAAATCAGCTGTAGTCAGTGGCTTGTTTTCTTTTTTCGGCAAAGAATTACAACCTGAGAAATGGGTTTTTATCGTAGGCTGTTATAATTCGGGGACAACATTGTTGGCGGAAATATTCGAAAAGCATCCGCAATTGGCTGTATTGCCTGATGAAGGTGTAATGCTCACCAACCAATTGCCAAGACCTGAAGATTTTGGTTGGCGACGGATGTGGTGCGAATGTGAAACCCAAATGCACATTGACCCAAGTAAGGCAACAAAGGCCAGCCGTATCATCAAAAAACATTGGTCACATTTTGTAAAGCGTAACCCCAAAATAGTGGTCGAAAAATCGATTGCCAATGCTACGCGAATGGCCTTTTTTCAGGAGCATTTCCCCAACAGTTATTTTATTTACATCGTTAGAAACGGTTACGCCGTAGCCGAAGGGATTGCTCGTAAAGCAGTGGTCATGGAAGAAAGACAAGCCGAGTTGGGTACCCATTATCCCATTGACTTTCCTGCCAAACAATGGCAAAGGAGTTTGGAAGTTGTTGACGTTCAAAAACCACAAATCAAAAATTTTCTCGAAATCAATTATGAAGATTTAACTGCCGATTTGCAAGGAACCGGAGCTAAAATCAGTACCTTTTTAGGGATAAAACCTTTTGACAACTCATTATTGCAAGGCGAATTTGAAGTGCATGGCAACAAGATGAAGGTCACTAACCAAAACCACAAGAGTTTTGCCCGATTAAGTGAAGAAGAATGGAAAACCATCAATAACTTTGCTGAAAATGGACTAAAACACTATTCATATTATTCTGAAACTCCATCCGTGTAA
- a CDS encoding serine O-acetyltransferase, which produces MWKIIQADCKRHGNKNFFLLFFTNPILRFSVLFRLNQKLSRFNPLLYFFRVWFKNLKQKYNLQIPIYTKIGKGFLLNHYGGIVINQHVVVGENCNVSQGVTLGNVSRGKLKGTPTIGDRVWIGANAVVVGNIKIGNDVLIAPLSYVNFDIPDNAVVAGNPAVIINYNTSAGYLKNLI; this is translated from the coding sequence ATGTGGAAAATTATACAAGCAGATTGCAAACGTCATGGAAATAAAAACTTTTTTTTATTGTTTTTTACCAATCCGATTTTGCGATTTAGTGTACTGTTTCGACTCAATCAAAAACTATCCAGATTCAATCCTTTGTTGTATTTTTTTAGAGTTTGGTTCAAGAATTTGAAACAAAAGTATAATCTTCAAATTCCTATTTACACCAAAATAGGTAAAGGGTTTTTACTTAATCATTATGGAGGTATAGTTATTAATCAGCATGTAGTTGTGGGTGAAAATTGTAATGTTTCCCAAGGTGTGACCCTCGGTAACGTTAGTAGAGGAAAGCTTAAAGGAACTCCAACAATAGGTGACAGAGTTTGGATTGGTGCCAATGCCGTAGTTGTCGGAAATATAAAAATCGGGAATGATGTTTTAATCGCTCCGCTTAGTTATGTTAATTTTGATATACCCGATAATGCTGTTGTTGCAGGAAATCCAGCAGTAATTATTAATTATAATACTAGTGCCGGTTATCTCAAAAATCTCATTTAA